The Anabaena sp. PCC 7108 region TTCCCAAGCATGATGAGGCACACCAGTCATAGCCACTCGACCGACTTCACCACCGTGTTTACTGGTTAAAACTAATTCTAATTCTCTGGAGACAGTAACAGCGTCTTGGAAAAAAGTTTCAAAAAAATCACCAACTCTGTACAGCAGCAACGCATGAGGATATTTATCTTTCGTTTCAACATAGTGCTGATACATCTTACTCAGCTTACTGCGGTCTTCTACCAGATTTGTATCGGTAAGTGATGTGTTTGGTTGATGGGGTTCTGGTGTCGGAGTCGTCATAGTAGATGCTGAGAATTTAGGCACAGATTAGGCACTTTATCCGATCATAGCTTGATGTGGAATGCGATAGCTTCAGGTTTATTTATTTTCTGGGCGTTGCATAATTGCGGGATGATTTGAGAATCCGCATCAATATATAATCACCGCGTCTGGAGTGTCCCCGTGTCAGCCTCAATCATCCCCTTATTCAGCAACGCCATTTTCTGGTGTTGTAGAATATGGATGATCACGCAGATAAATACCTGAGCAAAATTAATTGTATATTTTTGGAACCAATAAAAATCCCTGAAGTGGGGACTTCCTCGATAGGTTAACAAATCTTCCTACTACCTTCGATTAACATAAATTTTATCTTTGAATTTATTGCTATGCTTTCACTGTCTCCGACTCTCCAAGCTAGACTCTCCCAACCTCTAAAAATTGGCTCATTTGAAGTTAAAAGCCGTGTGTTGCAATCGCCGTTATCGGGAGTGACAGATTTGGTATTTCGTCGTTTAGTACGTCGTTATGCCCCAGAATCGATGATGTATACCGAAATGGTGAATGCAACGGGGTTGCATTACGTCAAGGAGTTACCCATAATCATGGAGGTAGATCCCAACGAACGCCCCATTAGCATTCAGTTGTTTGATTGTCGTCCAGATTTCCTCGCCGAAGCAGCAATAAAAGCAGTTGCTGAAGGTGCAGATACTGTTGATATTAATATGGGTTGTCCAGTTAATAAAATCACCAAAAATGGTGGTGGTTCTTCCTTATTACGACAACCAGAAATAGCCGAAGCGATTGTGCGGGAAGTTGTCAAAGCTGTTGATGTTCCCGTTACCGTCAAAACCAGAATTGGTTGGAATGATCAAGAAATTACCATTCTGGATTTTGCGAAAAGAATGGAAGATGCTGGCGCAAAAATGATTACGGTGCATGGACGTACCCGCGCTCAAGGTTACAATGGTAATGCTCGTTGGGAATGGATTGCACGGGTGAAGGAAGTGCTTTCAATTCCAGTCATTGGGAATGGAGATATTTTTTCTGTAGAAGCAGCAGTGAGATGTTTAGAAGAAACAGGTGCAGATGGGGTTATGTGTTCTCGTGGAACTTTAGGATATCCGTTTTTGGTAGGTGAAGTCGATCATTTCCTAAAAACCGGGGAATTATTACCAGCACCAAATGCAATTCAAAGATTGGAATGTGCTAGAGAACATTTATATGCTTTATGGGAATATAAGGGCGATAGAGGTGTACGTCAAGCCCGTAAACATATGACTTGGTATGCTAAAGGCTTTATGGGTGCGGCAGAGTTACGCGGACAATTAAGTTTAGTAGAAACTGTGCAGCAAGGTTTGGATTTAATTGATAGGGCAATGGAAAAACTAGCAGCTGGTTATGAACCAGAGGAAGATGCACAAGCTGACCTAGTTATAGTATGAAGATTTTTTAAGTTTGGCGATTTATTCAAGTCGTCAAATTCCATCTTGTTGGGTTATTTATCCAATACTTAATACCAATTTTATGTGAGGTTGCACATATTTCTGAAATCCATTGATTTATCTGTCTTTATCCGCGTTTATCTGCGTGTATCCGCGTTAAATTATTCTATGCAGCTTCATATTAATCTGGTATAAGTAGGGAACAAATACTGTCCAAAAATACTCTATTGTTATGTTTAGTGATAACAAGTGGAGAGAAATGGGCAATAAGATGTTATCAGTAACTCAGAAGTTAGTTGTTAGCAGTCTATTAGCAGTGTCTTGGATGACTCCTGTATTGGCAACCCAAGACCAACCGCTAAACCGTGCAGAACTTTATAAATTGATTAAAACAGTTGAACTTTTACTACAAAATAAAACCCCACGGAAAGCCGAACTAAATGATGTGATGGTTCCCCGTGATGCTGTGAGAACAGGAGTTAGTTCTGAGGCGCAATTATTCTTTAATGATAAATCTTTAATTCGTGTAGATCAACGGAGTATTTTTAGATTTGAACCTGGTGTCCGTCGGTTTCAATTACCAAATCGAATAGCTTTAAATGAAATGATTTTTAAGCTAGAAAATGGCACAGCTTTGATTTTAAGTCCACCAGGTAGTGTGGGGACGGAAGTGGAAACCCCAGGAAGTAAAGTTAGTATTTTGGCAATAAATCCTGTAAATTCTCCAAATAGCACCACATCTTTATCTGCAACATCTCTATTTTCACCAGCTATTAAACCTAGTGCCGTGATGATAATTCATGATGCTGAAAATCATCACACACAAGTTTTTGCACTCACAGATGGAGATATTAAGATATCTGACCAACAAGATCAAAAAACTGTTAATCTCAAAGGTGGTCAAACTGTAGCTGTCAGAAATGGTTTGGTAGGAAAAGTACAGGAATTTGATTTGCAGGGATTTTATAAATCAACTAACTTAAGTCGTGGTTTGGCACCAGGACAAGAAAATCTAGTTGCCCAAGAAGCACCTAAAGTTCAGGAGACTATCAATTTTATCAGAACTCAAACTTTAGCAGCTTTAAGAAATCAAACTAAAAGAATCCAAGGATTTACTAGCAGTTTTCTTAGTGATGCTTTGGGTGGAACAGAAGGAGATTTAAATCCTCGGTTTCGAGGTTCGGTGAGGATTAGAAACCCACAAGTAACTACAGGGACTTTCTACCGTACTGAAGGAAATAATGCCATTTTTATTCCTGAGAATAATTCCAATGATGTTAAGCAAATTACTGTTGATTTTGATAAAGGAACTGTTAACATTGGCGGTAATACAGGAATAAGTAATAACGCTGGTTTAAGTGGTAATAATGCCCGTGGTTCTGTGATCAATGCTAATGGACAAATCACTCAAATTGAAGTGTTTGGTGTAAATGGTGAAGAACCTCAAAATGGAATTCCCTACAGTGGCAGTTTGACAACTGGGGTAG contains the following coding sequences:
- the dusB gene encoding tRNA dihydrouridine synthase DusB: MLSLSPTLQARLSQPLKIGSFEVKSRVLQSPLSGVTDLVFRRLVRRYAPESMMYTEMVNATGLHYVKELPIIMEVDPNERPISIQLFDCRPDFLAEAAIKAVAEGADTVDINMGCPVNKITKNGGGSSLLRQPEIAEAIVREVVKAVDVPVTVKTRIGWNDQEITILDFAKRMEDAGAKMITVHGRTRAQGYNGNARWEWIARVKEVLSIPVIGNGDIFSVEAAVRCLEETGADGVMCSRGTLGYPFLVGEVDHFLKTGELLPAPNAIQRLECAREHLYALWEYKGDRGVRQARKHMTWYAKGFMGAAELRGQLSLVETVQQGLDLIDRAMEKLAAGYEPEEDAQADLVIV